The Antechinus flavipes isolate AdamAnt ecotype Samford, QLD, Australia chromosome 5, AdamAnt_v2, whole genome shotgun sequence DNA segment AGTGTTTCCTATGCATTTCAATACTCATGAAGCAGTATACGGAGGATTTGGACCCGAAGTCTCCAGGCCACAAAGGGTCGCTGGTTTATGCCGGTATCAAGACCATCGTGAAGTCGTCTTTGGGTAAGGACGACCCTCTCTGTggcaaagtcacttaatgctCCGGAGGACTTGGGGGGCTTGGATTTAGCTTTTTGAGTTAAGGAGTTGGGGAGCGCTTCTCCCAGAGCAGCGTTTTTGAGGGGCGGCTGGCTGGCAGTGGGCCCTCCAGCTCCTTAGTCCTCCGCGGCCCCGCCCGACGCACCCTCATTCGGGCGGCCGAGCCCGCAGGCGGGGCGCGCTTGGTGATTGGCCCTGAGGGCAGCAGCCCTCCTCCCCTGCCTCAGGCCGGGCTGTTGTGGCCAGTCCTAACAGGAGACTCCTTTTCCATATGAGAATTAACaagaattaagaaagatttaaaagaaatttacaatTTTCTATTAAGGAGGGTTCCCAGTCAGTCCTGGTATCGCCCTTATGGAGGGAGGCAGTAGGTCAGTGCACAGCAAGCCACAAGTTCTGGGGCCCTCCTTTCTCTACCCCCCAGGGCTTGGTTTATTTTTTACATCAGTGAATTTGTTGAAGAAAAGCACTTGATTTTCAAacagctccccctccccctcccacctccTGGGTGAGGCTGCTGAGCCCCAGGCCTCCCTCCTCCAAGGTCCAGGTGGTAATTAGGGCCATTCCCCCGCCCCCTAATGACAGGGCTGCCCAGGGTTCCCAAGCTCCAGGAAGGGGAGGCCCGGCCTTCAGAGCTCGGCTGACAcaggaagtgggggagggggcggaggtcACCGCGGGGGTGTCGGCGGTGCCCCCGACAGCGTGCCCCCCCTCCTCCAGGCATGGCAGAGACTGGCAGCAGACACACCTGGAGCGGGGCCCCCGAGAAGCCCAGCGAGGGCCCGAGCCTGAGCGAGGAGAGAATCCTGGCCTTGCAGCTCTGTGGCTGGATAAACAAGGGGACGGACGTGGACGTGGGCCCCTTCCTCAGCTCCCTCGTGCAGGAGGGAGAATGGGAGCGAGCGGCCGCCGTGGCCTTGTTCAACCTGGACATCCGGCGCGCCATCCAGATCCTGAACGAGGGGGCCTCCTCCGAGAAAGGTATTGGCCCAGCCCGTGGTGGGGGTCGGGGCCTGGGTCGTGGGGGTCCCCGGGGAGTCTGAATATCCTCTCCTGCCCCTCCGAGAGTCCCAGGCTGCTGTCGGGGGCGGGCAGAGAGTGAGGGCATTTACACTCACCTGGACCTGAAGGAGTCTGAGTGGGAGGAAGGGGTTCAGAGGTGGGAGGATGGCCCGACTTGACATGGCAGAGAAAGCCCTTGGAGCTGGAGGGGTCCCGGATGCTGAGGGCCCCCTGCGGGGTGGGGCTGGGGGCTGCTGGAGGGGAGAGAGACGACCGCCCACCTCATTTTAGAAAGGCATCTGTCAGCTCCTGGCAGCCCCCAGCCTCCCGAGGACCCCGTCCAAGCATCCTCCGCGTGGCGTCGTATACCGTGGAGCCCGGCGGGCTGTGGGGCAGGGGCATTCGGGGGGCTCGGGCCCTTGCTGACCAGGGCTGTTTCTGGCACGTAGGCGACCTGAACCTCAACGTGGTAGCCATGGCCTTGTCGGGGTACACAGACGAGAAGAACTCCCTCTGGAGGGAGATGTGCAGCACCCTGCGGCTGCAGCTCAGCGACCCCTACCTCTGCGTCATGTTCGCCTTTCTGACGAGCGAGCCCGGCTCCTACGACGGCGTCTTGGTGAGCTCCGGGGGCTGCTCCCTTGGGGGTCGCCCTTCACTCGGCCCCCATTTTGGGTCTGGTGGAGTGAGCCTCCTGCACGTGGTGGTGGGTCTCGGGTGCCCAGCCAGAACGGCTCCCACTCATGACCCCATCTGTGAATCGGCCAGTGAGTGGGGCCGGCCTCCGGCGCCTTGCCCGGCTTCTCGGATCCGTGCCCGGCACTCACCCCGCCCCGGCAGGACTCCTAGCAATCCTTGGCCCGGTGCCCCCAGAAGGGATGGCCTGGCCTGCGGAGAGCCACCCAGGAGGCAAAGCCGCCCCTTCTCGGGGAGCAGTCTGACCGGCCTCCGGCCCCCTCTCCATGAGGGGCCGGGCTGCTCTCGGCCAGTGTGGCTGCCGTGTGCTTCGTGCCTGCTCCCTCCCGATGGCCTTCTCAGACTGGGAGGCGAtggagtgggagaggaaagaggcCCCGTGCTCCCCTTCCGAGACAGGGGGTCTCCTCCTGCTCAGCCCGGTGACTCCTGACCCCTTGCGGGGATCTTTTGACCCTAGCCGCTTGCCCGCTCTGCCCCTCAGCTTGTGCTTCTGCAAGCAGGGCGTGAGTAACCCTTGGGGTGACTGTCTCCCAGGGCGCCCGTCGGGCTCAGAGGTCGGGCCTGGAAGGGCTCCTGCCCCCGTGGTCGCCTCTCGCCTTCTATAAAGCGAAGGGGGCCTGGACGGCGCGGCCGCTCTGATCCCTCTCAGCAACACAAAAGTCCAGTCCAGTCCCAGGCAGGGAAGTGACCCTCTTCCGAGGGGGCGTCCCGTAGGAAGCCAGGCCTCTCGATGGCGCCTTGGGGGGCTGTGCCCTCGCCGCCCCGTTCAGTCTGTCCCCGTCAGACCCAAGGCGCCGCCGAGCCCCGGTCCTGGCCTGAGTGCGCCTGCGGAGGGCAGCGTGCTGACCACAAGCAGACCCCGGGGCTGGGGCCCAAGGAGACTTTGGCTTCTACGCGTCTGGCTCGGAGGCGTGTCCCGAGCGTTTGGCTCCGGCTCCCTCCGCAGAGAAGCACACGGGTGGTCAGGCAGGGACGGGCTCACATCGGGGCTCGGCAGTGACCGGAGGGCGTCTGAAGCCCTCTCCTCGGGGGCCGTGCGGGAAGGGGGCCGGCGTTAGACCCGGCGCCGGGGCTTCCCCACGATTGTCTGGTCCCGAGCCGTTAACCCACTTACAGATTGTCATGGTTCTTTTTCcagaagcattttattttttccaatacatgtaaagatcattttcaagaTAATTCTGGTAACCCGCGCGTGTGCTCTGaatcttcctcccctcccccagacagtAGATAATGTAGGTGAAACACGCGCGGTCCTTTTGTTGACGTTTCCCTATTTCAGAGATTTTGTAAAGGCTTCCTTAGGTCACCATCGGCCTGGGGAGGCTTGGCCGTTGTCTAGAACTCACGGTTCACACCGTGATCGCTGCCCTGTCAGACCGCGGGCACCGCCAGGTGTTCGCCCCGGTGCCAGTTGGTGGGTTCTGGGCGCGGGACAGCGCCCCCGGCACCGCTGCaggatgggggaggaggtggCTCCCCTTGGCTGGGTAAGCGGTACGTGGAGGGTGACGGCAGCGTGGGGCCGGGAGTAACGGTCCTCCTCTTCTTGTCTTCTCAGTACGAGAGCAAGGTGGCGGTGCGGGACCGGGTGGCCTTTGCCTGCAAGTTCCTCAGCGATGCCCAGGTGAGAGCGGGCTGGGGCCTGTGGCCTGTCTGGGCGCGGGGAGCCCGGCGGGGCGGGGAGCTCTCCCAGGGTGCAGGGAAGCCTTCGCTCCTGATGGTGACGCTGCAGAGGTCTGGCCGGAACAGCTTCCTGGAGCTGGCGGGCGCCTTTCTGTGCGTGATGGGGCCTGGGCGGGGGTTCTGGCTGTGGGCTTATGTCCTCTAACATGGTTTCCTTTTCATCAGCTGGTTTtgtgctttcctttccttttaatgaACAACGGCCAGAATCATGTCCTAGGTGCCCCTTGTGCCCGGGGCAGAGCTCGGCCTGTCCCCCTGCCTCCATCGGTGCCGTCAGGGCCATGTCTGCCTTGGAAAGGGGAGCTACGACCTTCTCTCGGCTAGTTTGCAAATGGCCGAGGATGGGAGGCCGTGAGCACGGGGACAGCGTCGCTAGCACGGGGCCCGCTGGGGCTTCAGGCTCCTTTTCAGAGCGTTTGTCCGGAACAGAGTGAAATCTTATGGGGGAACTACTCAGGGTTAGAACCGAATGACCAAAAACTGACTTTTGAATTATCTAGTTGAACAGATACATTGAGAAGCTGACCAATGAAATGAAAGAAGCGGGAAACCTAGAAGGAATCTTACTGACGGGTCTAACAAAGGACGGAGTCGATTTAATGGAAAGTTACGTGGACCGAACTGGAGACGTCCAGACCGCGAGCTACTGCATGCTCCAGGTCGGTGTGGGGGCCCGGGGCCCGGCTTCTGCCCCGCTGCCTGGGGCTTCTCCTCCCACGTGGGGAAGAACGGCGGGCGCTCGGTGGGCCTTCGTTGCATTTAAACCGGCCCAGAGCTTCTCATCGGAACCGAAGCCAAGAGGGTCTTTGTTCTAATGGGGACATTGTAACAAAGTTCAGATACTGAGCCTTGTTTCCCGCCGCCAGGGTTCTCCGCTGGACGTGCTTAAAGATGAGAGGGTCCAGTACTGGATCGAGAACTACAGGAACTTGCTGGACGCCTGGCGCTTCTGGCACAAGCGCGCGGAATTCGACATTCACAGGAGTAAGCTGGATCCCAGTTCCAAGCCCTTAGCGCAGGTAAACGCCCGCTTCGGCCCTAACGCCATTTGAGAGTCCCCCTCATGTTGCGACCCAAGAAACGGGCACGTTTGTGAAGACTGGCAGCGCCCTTGTGATTGCTGGCCCTTCCATCCTCGGGTCTTCTCCTGCGTCCCACCCACTGACTTAGCCTCGTTTGCTCATCTACGTGGCCCTGGCTTCCAGCCTTTTTACGTGGCTAGTAGCCGTCTCCTGACAAAATGGGACGTGACGAGGCAAAGGGCTTGGAACCCTCCCACCGGCCCCGGCCCCCTCCCACCGGCCCTGGCCCCGTCCCCCTCCCGCCGGCCCCCTCCCCCTTGGCTAACTGGCCTGTCCCTACAACCGCTCTGACGCGTTTGCCAGTGTGCAGGGTGGGAGAAAAGCCACAGAGCTGTTCTGTTTCTTAGCCCTTTGGGGCATTAGCTCCAAGTAGATCAGCGTGTTCTGTAGCGCTCTGGATTTAAACCATCACTTCCATCTCAATCCGTGCTGACTGTAGAGATCCTGTTGGTTCTTTTCTGCCAAATCTGAAAAATATCGGTTCCTCTGGTCTCCACCCTGCTGGCGTTTTCTGCCTGGGATCTGTTTCTTTATCGTGAATGTTCCGCGTCCCCTCCTTTCTTTGGAAGTGGGACGGTCCGCGGCCTGCCCCCCGCCAGCAGCTTTCACCGGCAACAGCCTCCGTCTGCCAGGactgattgggggggggggacgcCGGAGCTGCCCATCGGCACGGACCCCGCTCCCTCCCTCGGCGGTCCCTGCTTTCTCCGGCAGGCGTTCGGAGCTACCATTTGTGACCCTTCCCAGCAGGCCCCAGGGCACCCACTCGGGGCCTCCATCGCCCGGCTGTGCTGTCTCTGAACTGCAGAGTCAGCTCTGGGCCGCCTCCTCTGCTGTGGCTGGAGCCGCGGGTGAAGGTGCCCGGGCTGAAAGCCCCCGACCCGATGGGAGCGGGGGGCAGGGCCCCGCAGCCGCCCCTGACTCCCCGCCCCTTGTCCCACAGGTGTTCGTGAGCTGCAACTTCTGCGGAAAGTCCATCTCCTACAGCTGCTCCGCCGTGCCCCACCAGGGCCGGGGCTTCAGCCAGTACGGCGTGAGCGGCTCCCCAACCAAGTCCAAAGTCACGAGCTGCCCCGGCTGCCGCAAGCCCCTGCCGCGCTGCGCCCTCTGCCTCATCAACATGGGGACGCCCGTGTCTAGCTGCCCGGGTAGGTCTGGGCGCCGCAGGTCCTGGGCACTTCCCGCGGTTCCTCCGtttaattgttgtttgtttgttaagtTTGTGTAAGTTCTGAAcgcccagcccctccccccggGACGGCGAGCGGCCGGACGCAGTTAGCCACACACGCTGGCCAGAGCACGGCGTCCTCCCGAAGGCTTCCTCAGTCTTTCCTCCGAGGTGGGCGGCGCCTCTGCCGCGAGTCCTGAGGGGGTGGGACTGACAGATCCTGGCCCTTCGAGGTCTCACACTCCGAGCCTCCTTTAGCCTTTTTTGGTCCCATGGCCGTATCCCTCTTTGGGCCTGCCCTCTGCTGGCAGGAGCCGGTAAAGGGGCATCTAACGTGTCCTGAGGAAACCAGAGGCTGGGGGAGGCGGCTCGTTGTGGCAACGCGGGCCGCGAGCCCTTTGAGGGGGGAGGAGTCTTGTCCCCTCTGCTGTCCTCAGCGCTTGGCACGGTGCccgcacacagtaggtgctcgtTGCCTGACTGACTGTTAGACTGGGGGCAGgacctaccccccccccccccgccccccggccCTTCAGCCTCGGGCCCTGTCAGCATGAGGCTCGAGCCCCTGCCATGTTTCTGTCGGCCACGGGCTCCTGCTGGGGGCCTCAGAGTAACGAGAGGCCTTCCCTTCCCCAGGGGGATCCAAGTCGGACGAGAAAGTGGACCTCAGCAAGGACAAGAAGCTGGCCCAGTTCAACAACTGGTTTACCTGGTGCCACAACTGCAGGCACGGGGGCCACGCGGGCCACATGCTCAGCTGGTTCAGGTAAGTGCGGCCATGGAGACCACGGGGGCCCTGCTCCGTTCTGCACCGGCTCGAGCAGATCCTGCTGTGATCGGAACCTCCGTGAGCACAGAAACGCCACAGAACGGAGGCCCATGAGGCTCTAAAACTGAACgtgccccctccccccttctccatGGTGGGCTTTCTGTCTGATGTCCCTAGTGGGCGGGGCCGATCCCAAACTGAGGGGGTGACCACCAGCGCGGCTGACACTGGAGTGGTCCCTGACCCACGGCCCCGGGGTGGGGAGGGGCGTGAGCTGGTGTCGGCCCTGTAATCAGCCCCAGCAGTGAGGCGGGGTCCCGGGAAGCCTGGCGCCCCTCGGGAGAGCCTGTGGAGACTTCGGGGCGGCTTTCGCTCCCCCCATCTCTGCGCTTCCTCCCGCTGCTCCGGGGATGCTCCAGGGGCTTCCAAGGGGAAAGGAGCTGCAGCCGTGGGAAAGACAAGCCTGTGGTTCCCCCTTGGGGCCGGTTTTCTCACCCCAGAGATAGGGCTGGGGGGCAGGGAGCGGGGGGGCTGCCGAGGGAAGGCGGCTTTCTGACCCTGAGCCTTCCCCCCCACGCAGGGACCACGCCGAGTGTCCCGTGTCCGCCTGCTCCTGCAAGTGCATGCAGCTGGATACCACGGGCAATCTCGTTCCGGCAGAGACTCTGCAGCCCTAGCCCGGGCCCCTGCCCCGGGGGACGGGCCCCCGGAACTTTCCCGCCCCGCGACCCTCCCGCGGTGCAGCCCACTCACCGGCCAGAGCCTCCAGAGCTCCGGAACGCCTCCGACGCCAGCCAGAGGCAGGACCTTGTCACGGGGCGGTGGCAAACACGGCTTCCCGGGGAGGCAGCCGGGCCTTCAGCCGGAGCCGCCGCCGCCCCCCGGCCTTCTCCTCGACACGGCCGCCGTGTGCTCGCCAGCCGGGCACGGGGCCCGAACGGAACTTCTCTGTGCGAGAAAGCGGTTGTGAGGCGCCCATCGTGGGTGTGAGCGCTCCCTCCCTGGGGGGATGGGATTTGGCGCCGGGGTCTCCCCGCCGTCCTTGATCATGGTGGCCCTGCCCCCCGCCAGTCTGCCCTCTGCTCTGGAGCCTCGACAGCAGAGGCTGCAGCTCCCACCATGGACAGACGGAGGGAGAAGATGCCCCGCCTGCTGCCATCCGTCCTCGTGCCCACGGGGTCTCTCCCCCCGCTGGTGACCCTCCGTGGGCTGGGAATCGGGCCCGCCAAGTAGGACGACGTGGGCCGTGATGGGCGCGGGGGAATCGGCTGTACCGGCCGAGGCCGGACCCCGAGGGTGGTGGCCCGCGGGTCTCGGACTGCCCGGTGCCGTCCTTCGCCGGGTCAGAAGTGCCGGGTGGGGGGCTGGGCCGGCACAGCGGTGGGGGGAGCCTGTGCCCCTGGCAGCGCGGCCTCCCCGGCGGTATTTATACTTTTTGTACAGAAGTGGTTTTGTTAGTAAAGACGGCGTGTTTCATCTCTGCACTGACTGATTTCACGCCAGGCTGCTCCAGAAAGACCATTTTGGGGTGTGGGGGGCAGTGCCCACAGGACTGGCCCATCCCGGGCAGGGGCTGCAATTGCAAAGACCCCCAGTGGCCCCAGAGCATCCAGGACTCTGGGCTGGGGTCGGCCCTTCTTCCAGGGTCTGTGATATCGGGGGCACTGACTCATGGGGGGTCCCGCCTGCTGGGAACAGTCTGGGGGAACAGAAAGGGGGGCCCACGCCACCGTCACAGGGTCTCGGGCATGACCGTGGCACTTCCAGCAGGGAAATCCCCGTTCTTTGGGGTTCCCTGTGAGTTTTGTCATCGCACAATCACGGGACCCCCAGCTGAAAGCCCCCCCtgcacccccccaccccccgtgTCCCAAGTGCAGAAGGAGGGTCTTTCCTGCTGCTCATTACTCGTCCGTGACCTCCCGCCCTCCCCTGGGCTGGGCTCTGTGGGCCCACAGGCGGACGAGGCTTCTGGGCAGGCTGTGCTAGAGCTGCCGCCTTGGAGCCGGCTGCCAAAGGAAAAGGGAAACCTGTGGGCCCAGCGCTGCTGGGGGAGGAGGCGTGCACTTaggaagcacctactgtgtgcctggcACGGGGATGCCAGGACAGAGAAGGAAGGCATTGCGAGTGGGGAGGAGCGGCCCATGAGGGCACGTCCGAGGGTCTCCAGGAGGTTCAGATCCCCCTTCAGAGGCTTCCTAGCTGGGGCACCCCCACTGACCCAGGCTGGTTGTGAGGAGCAAGTGGGATAACggcacctggcacacagtaggggcttGTGCTGGCCAGGCCTGGACACTGCCCACGTCCCTCAGGGCCGGGCCCACATTCGGCCCCCAACTCACTCCCAGGAGGGAGCGTCGGGTCCTCCCGCGGCCTCCCCTCCCATCCAGGCAGGCAGCTCCCTTCCCCCGCCGGGCGTTTCCGAGCTCGCACTGGCCTGCAGGCGCCCAAACACCCAAGCAGCCTTTGAGCCGAGCTACATCTGCGCGCGGGCCTCGGTCGGGGCAGACCCTGCTTGCTGGGGAGGCGGGGGCTGGCGGTGGGCCCAAGCACAGGGATTGGGGGGAGGTGCCACTGCGGGGCCCAACTGGCCCAGGTCCAAGGCTCTGCAATAGTAGCGGACGAGGGCCCAAGAGCAGCCGCCAAAATGCATCAAATCCAACGCGGGGTTAGAACATCACACCCGGGCGGGAGGCGTCCCTCGGGGAGCGGGAGGCCGTCACTGAGGCCCCGGGACCCCGCACGGGTCACGAGCTTGATTCGCGGCTGGGGGAGAAGCACCGGCAGCACGGGGCGGCGACGGAAGCACATGCGGGCCCCTGGCGGGAGCTTCGCTGCTGGCTTCGGGGGCCAGAGGCGCCCGGCCCGGCCTGGTGATCCAAAGGGAGCCAGAGGCCTCAGAGACCCGGAGCCACCGAGAGCGGGCGGGGACCGAGGGCCGAGGAGGACTCCATTCAAGAGCACatgattgttcttttttattaataaaaggatcgTTTGCAGGCCCGAGAGCCCAGAGTTAAGCTAGTCAGACACGGGGTCACCACCGGTGCCGCGGGTCAGAGGGGGACGCCCCCCGCCGGAAGCGGATCCCGCGCCGTCAGTTCTGCTGCGTGGCCCCAAACGGGTAATACTGCGGGAACTCGTGGATGATTTTGAGAGCGTCGTTGTAGAGCCTGAGGTCTAGGAGAGAAGAAGGGTTGGGGTCCGCAGTCGGACTGCAGGGCCGCGCTTCTGCCCCCCGACCGAGTTACCGGGGCTCCCGCCTGGCTGTCTACGGCGCCCCCTCCCAGATGGGCTCCACACACACGGGTGACCTCCGACGTCGGGGAAACATGGAACCCACGACAGCGCCGGACAGACGCGCACGGGCGGGGCAGGGACGAGACAGAGCCAAGGCTAAGGGGGTCCCGCCGGGAGCCAACGGCCCCTCCTCACGTTCTCCAATCAAGCACCGTCCAGGGGGCACTGGCTCCGGTTAcgccttccctcccccttctgcCCCCGGCCGCCCTCCTCAGAAAGAGACGGAGCCCCCTCGGGAGGCCGCGCTCACGGCGCATCGGGCCCCAAGGATGGCCCCTCTGAGCCATAGGCCCGGGAGACGCCCCCAACTTACTCCTTCTGCTCCAATGATTTATTGTGAAAAGTAGAACAGGGCCAGCAAAAAGCCAGGGAAAGTGCGCAAAAGCGCTCAGGGCGGCTGGGGCCGTCCGGAACTAGGCCTTTTAAAATGAGCCTGGCCGGGTGTATAAAGGGAGGGCCCCGTGGCCGGGTGTAGTGGGCAGGGCCCTGTGTTAGGGTGCAGAGAGGCCAGGGCCCCGCGGCCCGGGTGTAGTGGGCAGGGCCCTGTGTTAGGGGTGCAGAGAGGCCAGGGCCCCGCGGCCCGGGTGTATAAAGGGAGGGCCCCGCGGCCGGGTGCAGAGAGGCCAGGGCCCCGTGGCCGGGTGTAGTGGGCAGGGCCCTGTGTTAGGGTGCAGAGACCAGGACCCCGCGGCCCGGGCGAGGGATGGTGAGACCCAGGCAGACACGTGAGGGGGAGGGGGACGCCGTGCTCAAGCCCCGCTCACCAAAGCTGTTGTTGTGGTCTCTGAAGAGCATGTAGGACGCGCACAAGATGGTGGCCTTGGCTGTCACTTTGCCGACAACTTCCAGGACGCCGGAAAGCTCCTCTTCGAgctgaggaaggaagggaggccCTGCTCACCCAAGGCCCGGAGCCTCCCTCGAGGGCGCAGGCCCGGCTCCCGCTCCAGGCTGACCACCGACTGTCCCAGGAAAGCAGCCCTGACCCGGAAACTACACAAAGTGACCGAGGGTCCCCCGAGCCCCAGGGAGACAGTGGGACCTCTGGCAAGGGCGCCGAGCGCTGCCCGGAGGCCGACGTGATAACACAAGTGGGGGGAGCGGGGGCCTTGAGGGGGTCCAGCCTGAAACTCCCTCCCACCAGCCACAAACAGTGGCGGCTCCCCAAGGCGTGGGGGGGGCAGTTTTTAGCCCAGGGCACACCCGAGagcagagggggtggggaggctgATAAAGTGCCTACTGTGGGCAGGCCCTGAGTACTTCTCCCAGGAGCTCCTGGGGGACACTAAGCAGAGGGTGGGGCAGCTCCCCTGCCGGGGGGTTGTGCCCCGGGGGCCAGGTCACCCTGGTAGCTCCTCCCCGGGCGATGCCCTCCCCCCTTCCCAGGtcactccctccccccttcccaggTTCCTCCCCATCACCCCAGCAGCCCCTCCCGCGGGGATTCTCTCCTCCAGCCTGGCTCAGCCCCTCCCCCACTCACAGGCTCCGAGAGCTCCACGGTGACCTGCTTGCCTTCCCCGTCGGACAGGATGAAAGACTTCCCGCTGGGGTGGATCTGAGAGAGAAGTCGAGGAGGGCCGTGGAGGGGCGTGCAGAGGTGGGGGCGCCTTCCCCACACCCCCCCC contains these protein-coding regions:
- the MIOS gene encoding GATOR complex protein MIOS, with the translated sequence MSGSKPDILWAPHQLDRFVVCDSELSLYQVEPAGSSELKAGSLRLSEDTAATLLSINSDTPYMKCVAWYLSYDPECLLAVGQANGRVVLTSLGQDHNSRFKELIGKEFVPKHARQCNTLAWNPLDSNWLAAGLDKHRADFSVLIWDICSKYSPEAALPLEKVRLSAGDADAGLVVTKPLYELGQNDACLSLCWLPRDQKLLLAGMHRNLAIFDLRNTSQKMFVNTKAVQGVMVDPHFHDRVASFYEGQVAIWDLRKFEKPVLTLTEQPKPLTKVAWCPTRTGLLATLTRDSDIIRLYDMQHTPTPIADETEPTIIERSVQPCDNYIASFAWHPTSQNRMIVVTPNRTMSDFTVFERISLAWSPVTSLMWACGRHLYECTEEGSDPAADKDIATKMRLRALSRYGLDTEQVWRNHVLAGNEDPQLKSLWYTLYFMKQYTEDLDPKSPGHKGSLVYAGIKTIVKSSLGMAETGSRHTWSGAPEKPSEGPSLSEERILALQLCGWINKGTDVDVGPFLSSLVQEGEWERAAAVALFNLDIRRAIQILNEGASSEKGDLNLNVVAMALSGYTDEKNSLWREMCSTLRLQLSDPYLCVMFAFLTSEPGSYDGVLYESKVAVRDRVAFACKFLSDAQLNRYIEKLTNEMKEAGNLEGILLTGLTKDGVDLMESYVDRTGDVQTASYCMLQGSPLDVLKDERVQYWIENYRNLLDAWRFWHKRAEFDIHRSKLDPSSKPLAQVFVSCNFCGKSISYSCSAVPHQGRGFSQYGVSGSPTKSKVTSCPGCRKPLPRCALCLINMGTPVSSCPGGSKSDEKVDLSKDKKLAQFNNWFTWCHNCRHGGHAGHMLSWFRDHAECPVSACSCKCMQLDTTGNLVPAETLQP
- the RPA3 gene encoding replication protein A 14 kDa subunit gives rise to the protein MAELLELPRTRIGAAHVAHFIDRPVCFVGRLEKIHPSGKSFILSDGEGKQVTVELSEPLEEELSGVLEVVGKVTAKATILCASYMLFRDHNNSFDLRLYNDALKIIHEFPQYYPFGATQQN